The Candidatus Effluviviaceae Genus I sp. genome segment CCATCTTGAGCGCCCCGAAGAGCGCCGGCACGCGCTGCACTTCGTCGAGGATCACCCGCTCCGGCAGGTCGGCCACGAACCCCGCCGGATCAGCCTCCGCGGCTCCACGCGCAACCTCATCATCGAAGTTGACGTAGGCGTAGCCCCTTCGCTTCCCCACCACTCGGGCGAGCGTGGTCTTGCCGCACTGCCGTGGGCCGTGAATCAACACGACAGGGGAGTCGGCAAGCGCCTCGATCAGTCCGGGCTCGCCGTAGCGTGGGTAGAGAGCGCTCTTGGGCATCGGCTGATCGTAACCTTAGGGGTCGGCTGATTGCAAGGTTGTTCTGCGGCAGATCGAGAGCCGCGGCCGGTCCGGCTCCGGCGGTGCCATCAGCTCCCGGATGGCCTCGAAGACGACCCGGAACTGCGCATCGTACTTCTTCTCGAGCTCATCGAGTCTCAGCGCGAGCTCGGCGTGGGTCGCGAGCATGCGGCGCAGGCGGACGAAGGCGCGCATGATCTCGACGTTCGCACCCACGGCGCGCCGGCTCCGGAGCACGCTGGAGAGCATCGCAACTCCTTGCTCCGTAAAGGCGTAGGGGCGCCGTCGGATACCACCCCACGAACTTGAGGTCACAATTCGTGACTTCAAGATACTGCACTCCTCGCGACTAAGCTGAAACATGAAGTCCTCCGGGAAGCGCTCGATGTTGCGCTTCACGGCCTGAATCA includes the following:
- a CDS encoding ORF6N domain-containing protein encodes the protein MTDDVAVVTRESVEGLILVIRGEKVILDRDLAVLYGVETKVLIQAVKRNIERFPEDFMFQLSREECSILKSRIVTSSSWGGIRRRPYAFTEQGVAMLSSVLRSRRAVGANVEIMRAFVRLRRMLATHAELALRLDELEKKYDAQFRVVFEAIRELMAPPEPDRPRLSICRRTTLQSADP